The Alosa sapidissima isolate fAloSap1 chromosome 12, fAloSap1.pri, whole genome shotgun sequence nucleotide sequence ttttagttggctaaaagtctcgtcattttagtctagttttagtcaaaagaaaactaaaggtatcttaggcttagtcagttttagtcaacacattttagtcttttttttataacaaattatttctgattaccatttgagtcaaatagtgtttcacacatctcaattttccaacaatattgtgtgtccacagggctactcgtctgttataattactcattctgattttttgtcagtaagtatgtttacatgcacagataagttgagctacagttatagctcggctgggatttgaccatagacagtaatagatttgactggaccactgtcatattcgtagaccagtgtttctcaaagtgtggtccgggtaTCACTGTTGGTCCGCAagcagacatggtaaaatataatatagatgagttgtttgcaatataacttgtatgtaaatccaaacagttctgcaacactgtctatgtaagatatgccagtttaaatcatacataatgaatcctctgacacaataagcaaagtgcaaagacaataagcaaggtggttcagtgagtaggcctattgtgtagactaattataggctactgttgaagtaggtctaatcttttttttttttttttagctatggttagttaagtggtcctgaaactgaaatagtttgagaaacactgtcgtaggccaaactattaatgttttactctgcctcgctagatggcgatatgcgcccaaacacaacacattccccaaacagactctctatcttggccatagctaacttgctagcgaactttccatcaaagattctagagcggagcaagATAGCTCTGTTCTATAATCTTtgctttccatattagcttacttgctagcaaactttgcatcatcagtctaactagatgaatagttgacattacatgctgaacattttcgtatggacattctgggggattttaatttgtatgagagaagcttcaacttctgggtatgtagcattgtggcataaagctaggtagttagcttgctaactctggcagaaatctccagtgttcttgttccatgtagtttcgtgttgcagccacagggttgcagcacgtagactagcctacaggaaagctgttgcctttgaactcattcggaatattttgaaaacgtaacagctagatattctgtcttctcattttgtaaaCGAATATAAAGgtttttatcttagtttttatttcatgcaaaacattttagtctcgtcttttttcgtcaacaataatgcatcttaagatagtcttagtcagtgtttcaggacattactgccgtctcgtcatcgtctcgtcttagtcataaaaaaaaaaaaggttgttgacgaacatatttcctctcgtctcgtctgacgaaattaacactaacacacacacacacacacacacaaacacacacaaacacacagcgttCTCACTCACAGAATAGATAGCTAGATAAATATATACCGACATtccttgaaaagtgctatacaaATGCAACATGTtgttgttagatagatagatagatagaaagatagatagatagatagatagatagatagatagatagatagatagatatgtatGTGTCTCTTACTTGTTTCTTCTTGTAGAACCCTCTGCGGTCGCAGTTTGGGATGTGAACGCCTCTTGGGTTCAGCACGTTTGTGATCTTAAGACTTTTCAACACGCTCTCCATCTCCCTGCGACAGGGGccctgccacaaacacacacacacacacacacacacacacacacatcatacacatgcACTGTCCATCTCACTGGTGCAGACAATCCGACACCGCAATCCCcgacatcaacacacacacatacacacatactaatGTTACACAACCATGCCACACTTGTGTAATTGTTATTACAGTTAGCATACTAGCAGAGGCAAAGTTCAGGAAAACAAAGTTAATGTTGACTTTTGGATTTATAACATCCCCACACCTTTAATTTGAAGGATGTATCAATTGAGTACCCacttactgctgtgtgtgtgggggggggggggggggggggggggggcacctgaCTTACTTTTTATAACACTCTTGAACCTTAgtaaccaacccccccccctcgatgtacacatacacaaacagccaACCAATCTCACATCTAAGACTTTAACTTCCCTTGtaaaccatacacacatacaaacacacacacctataacaCATAGACATGTGCTAGACCACTTACATACTCCGTCTCTCTCTTGGTGTCCAGGCTGAAGttatgtgtgtccgtgtgcagGTCGCCACCCACCGACTCTACACGGTAGCTCTGGCTCTTCCTGTTCTTCTCTTTGCGGACGACACCCAGCTTGCTGAGCAGTGGCGGGGGCGGGGCTTTGTGCTCCGACGTGGCCGGCAGGGGATGCTCCTCGGCCACCGCCGACGTGACCGTCATCATGGTCAGGTTGGAGTTAGTCTCCTCCTGATAGGACTCCTCAGGgttgtctggggggggggggttgcaggaGAACATGAGCATgtgacacaaacattcacacatgcacacatgaatgcacgctcacacacacacacatgcacacacgcatgcacgctcacacatacacccatgcacacacacaaacacacacacacacacacacacacacacatgcacacatgcacaaacacacgtgcacacatacacacacacacacacatacacacacacatgcacacatacacacacatatgcatacacatacacacaaaaaatgtcCCCCCAAAATTGTTTACAATGCATAGAGctcctagcctggcgggccatcctatatcattgaaatgtatagtctggcatcaaaccattcacctcgcttaatccaaggggcgggcagagagttgtctttcaaactgcctaggcatgcaataggccagcgctacgaccatatccgtatccggtcggcaaaacggcaaatacatccttcttcgaaaggaatgacttaagtgcattgtgttgctcaactttcaaagaaaagcacaagtccaacttctccaaagttgacgccaacgccgattcaaacaaccgctcttcgttcgccatagccaccttccttgttgttcaccgttgcaggactgtcgttatcctgttaagcccgccttaagactctataacaaaatagagcgctgtgattggatgaggtccacggcgtcagccaatagaaatccctatggtttgatactagacgtacaggctgagcaaattaatttgccaccgctagggtgcgtctagatttctaggctatagaGCTCCAGCATTTGTGGACTTCAgtgtacttttgtgtgtgtgttaggcatgcttgtgtgagtgtgtgtgcttgcacgcATGCGCCTCTGTGTTGTTTATGCATGAGATGGGTAGCTTGTGGTTCCTCTGTCACTGAAGTAAATTGGGCATCAGAGTAACCGCTCTATTACCACTCTATGGTGCAATAGTACCATAACTTATGAAAGAACTATCCTGATAAAAAACAAGCTGCAGCCCAAATGGAAACAACAAGAACAGTGCAAAGCTGTTATAGGAATAATCGCAATCCCTGTCTCTTGACTCAATACACACCATCTGTGAAGACGTTACAGTAATTTGTCCATTTGTCTATTTCAATGCTACTGCAAGCCTCATATATATTCTCCTTTGAAGACTTAATAAGGACACATATCAGATCATTTGTCAACATGTTCACTATTTCCACTGCTAAGCTTTTTGACAGCTCACCACCAACATTTTCCTATCATCCACTTGTTACACGGTTCTTTATAATGCAGTTCATCTCACTTTATAGGGATTAAACCAGAGACCAAATCTGCAGCCGTTCAAAGGTATGGAGGCAAACTCCACCCCATCGCTCACAGACGGATCAGCCCTCCAAAACGCTGCAATCGCTGCATCTCCACATTCAGGCACCCAGGTGAGAAACAACACGCACCTAAGTATTAACCTTTAGATGGCAATGCACTTTGCTAAACTTGACAATGGCAAACAGCCAAACATTGTTTTACCAGGAAACAGCAGTCTGAATGAAATGTCATATCTGACTCAATAGAATGAACTCTAGACAGTGTTCGAGAGGGTTTAAAGATCAAGCTCTTATTGCAATTTAAACAACATTGTGCTCAAGGGGCCAACAAGTGCCTCTCTGTCACAATGTAATGATGACCGTGGCCACTTCATATGGATAACTGGCAAGTACCAGTCACAAGCATGAGTCATAAGGTCCTCTCTCACAACTTTGTGAGGATGAAATGGCCCGAGCTGGGTATCAATGGCGCTGCTCTTGTGTGtatcttgtgtgtgtatctgcctgCTGTCAATGAGGCTCTGTGCAGCTGACTGGCAAACACCACGAGAAGCCATTCACAAAACTGCAGCCATGCTCACCAGCGATGACTAAATATACACGCATGTGGCAACCCCTAACGATTGGGTTGacttggccaaaattctgtgtatgtgtgtgtgtgtgtgtgtgtccatgcgtctgtgtctctctgtgtttatatgagagagaggtgcacatccgtgtgtgtacagagaggagtgactgtgtgcgtgtgtgtgtgcgagagagagagagagagagagagacaggacccCGCACACAAACATTCGTGCGCGAGCgtgtgcgcatacacacacagagacacacacacacacacacacacagacattgaaAGGCATAGAGGACTCGCTGTGGCTCGAGCTTTACAGAGAACAACGGCGGTAGTGTGGAACCGGACACGAGGGCTCGCAAGGTGGGTTTCGTGGCGGGACTGCGTGGTTGCCTTGACGCCAAAAAGTCACTGGAGATTCGGGCTATCTGAACAACGCGCGAAGACATGTCTACTCACCCAACCCCCATGTTAACCGTTTGGTTTACGAACAGACACAAATCAATCCTTGACCAAAACATTATATTAAACTGAACAATCTATGCGTTGAACACGAAACCCGAAACTCCGTAGTTAGTGATAACCCGTAAAAAGAATATTGTTACATTTCCAGTCGCTTAACCGCTCTTCTGTGTATTAGTGTGGATGTTTCTATGCATGTGTCATTAGGTAGACTGTCACGGGGATTTAACCTAACATCCCTGTATGACTCAAAACactcagcgagagagagaaaaacagttgCGTCGTGCCCCTATGTGCGCGCAATGGAGGCTATAACCGACTTACCGTGTTTGCCGGTGGGCAATATTACTCCTGTGAGTGTTTTATCTGTTGAGACTGGGGCGCACACTCCCCGGCCTTCTAGCAGAGCTTGCAGTGGTCTAGTCTCGTGAGGCCAGAGCCGACAACGGAGACCGCTTCCGCAGCGGCTCGTGTAAACTCCGCACGCTTGGCCCTCGCGGAGCGCACAAGTCAGGCAGCACCCACAACCCGGCTCTCGCACCGGCTCCGAGCAGTCTCTCGGCAGCAGAGGCTTGCACAGTGTCAGCGCATGCGAGTCGCAGGGCTCGCAACGGACCACCGGCCCAACGCTCTCCGTGAAGCGGGTGAAGGCCGCAAGCAGCGCCGTCAAAAAGAGAGCGCACAGTCCAGTCATCCCCTCGACGGGCGCGGACTCGGGCTTATTTCACGGAAATAAAATGCGCGTATGTCACTTCTGTGGTCTGTCACTATCCCTGTGGCGCAAGCGATTCTCTCCATCTGTATATTCCGCGAGAGGAACTCCCAGTTTTATactgactgaaaaaaaaaacgacacgAGCTACGGAGCACACCCCCAGCCGGATGAATTATGTGAACGCCATACTCACGCactcccacccccaacacacaaacCGTGTCACAGGcagacccacacagacacacagcatacCTCTTAAAAGTGATTTATTGATTAACTCAAAACTAACAACTTCCATCTgacataaaacaacaacaaaaaacaacaacattcttTTCTTTAGTTATGACTACAATGACGATGATTAGTGTTGACTTTTGGAGGAATAGAGGGTTTTTCtatcacaaacacatttttgcGGTAGCCTAAATAAAATACTTTGTTATATGCTAGGTGTAGTGAATTAATTTGTGTGAGCTTCATTATCTACAtatttctctctcaatctaCACCCCCTCTTTGACtcaaacatgcgcacacacacacacacacacacaccacaaataacTTGATACAACATTATGAtcatcacactgacacacactgccACCATCAATAACTTGATACACCATTATGGTCATCATCCCTTGTATGCATGCATTGTTAACAATACATGCCAATACATGCATATATACAACAGAACACATGCTTCAGATTTCTGCCATTGGTTCTCCAACATgccttcttttcttctcttttcttttctccctgcCACTCCCTGTGTTtccctttctctgtttctttctcttggtctctctctccccttctcttcccctcatcattcctctcatctctttctctctactcttCTCCTGCTGTTCATTTTCTTGGAAAGTGAGCAATTTCACAGCATGACGTCTGTGATCACagatgtgtgcaagtgtgtgtgtgtgtgtgtacttgcatgaatgcatgtgcatatgtgtgtgcgtgcatgtgcatgtgtgtgtttgtgcgtgtatgtgtgtgtgcgtgtgtttgtgtgtgtgtgtatgtgcatcagTGCATTTTTGTTTGTAGTTAAATAGGAGAATGATGGAGTATTGGTTGGATAATATACAACAGTTATGCATTGTGGTAATTGTGTGAAACATACAAACAGATTTACTTTGACTGGTGCACAAAGCACATGCGGTTATACTTTGTGGgtatgcctgtgtttgtgtgttaggagGGGGTGTGGTATTATGTGCCTGTatatgagtttgtgtgagagagaggggtgtgtgtttgtgtgtttgtgtgtgtgtgtgtgtgtgtgtgtgtgtgtgtgagtgtgtgcgtacatgtgtttttgtgtgtttgtgtgggttgtgtgtgtgtgtctgtgtgtgtgtgtgttcgtgtgtctgTGATTAAGGTGccgtttttgtgaaaccggtgaggttttgttaatggttacgccttgcgtgtacacgacaccggcagtttaggagactgaaaccgatagcttttgaaaccggTGTTCCAGTTTAGATGGTGAGCAGATTAACTGgtgatatttgcataaaatcAGTGAATATTAAACAAGACTCTGCCTACTTCTTCAGAGCGTTCTGCTCTGCTTCCGCCTagtcagggctccgaaccggttcaaggaacgaaaacgaaaaccgaaaacgaacggaattttacggaattttacgaggagcggaaacggaaacgaaaacaaaatggtcttcaactgttccggaacagaaacgttattctgaaatccacaaaaccggttaataacgttttttttttttcgttctctatataacagcttaataatttgatttctgcagtttgaaataaaaaaaacgaataaatggacctttggtccaaatgggtatattttgtcttgctgttgtcgtgtaacctatccgtctgccacttcggatcttaggccagctcgtagcgtaggccagtgtttctcaaagtgtggtccggggaccactggtggtccgcaagctatcccaagtggtccgcgagctgttgtaaaaaataatatagatgcgttgcttgcaatattgaaccaacttgtatgtaaatccaaagttctgcaatactgcctatgtaagctatgccaatttaaatcatatgaatcctctgacacaataagcaaggtgcaaagacaataagcaaggtgggttcagtgagtaggcctattgtgtctattagctatgtggtccgtgaggttttttctaatggttaagtggtccttggtctgtaaaagtttgagaaacactggcgtaggctactgaaactgatttggaaattgtttgtagcctatgcgtaatagcctattttgcctgtccacgccttgtcgttttaaagtcgggatttgaaatgtttgcgcaattatagcctattctatgtagcctagaagagttaaacaggaaatttgagataggccttgtcagcaacagacaggttcgtttataaacagggttggaattatagcgcaagcctttgaagatctccatatggataaaactccaaaaggctacaaccaggtaaggagtttagcacgtatccagaaatatttttgataagaaattatttataggcataggttaggcctacagtaagtctgtaggctatgggatggatagcccatctgaatgtttttggatgccgcctgtgatttattattttggccatagctacggtataggctaaatcaaggggaaataatgagtagcctacgtctattctaaggtaaagtccacaaaaatagacttgataggcccgccaaacactgccggaactttaagaacgaacgatattttgcgttccgaaccggttcaggaccgatatgttggtggcggaacgcatgcaagaacgaaaacgttaaacataggcctatctgaaccgttcggaacggaacgtttgaaaaattatttcgttttcaagccctgcgcCTAGTGCAGgttcacattttcacaaagtgTTTGCAAGTGAGACAATATAACGGATATCGCTGAAAAGATCACCAGTGTATGTCTAATACATGTCTTTTTAAGCATTATCCACACAAATATGACATACTGAATgaatggaaaaaaacaaaactagcGATCTAGCTGCATGGGATTCGAACCATGCATGGACAAGAAAGTTGATCAGATAAGCTTCTACATCGtctataccactacactacgagCCGCTGAAATCGATGCCAGATTTCTAtgcatatattgtatatatatatgtgtatatataactTTTAGTCAAAGTTAACACAGGTTAACATATGTGAGAAATATACGCCCATGTTAACTGGTGCTATCACAATTTAACATGGGCATATGCAAGCCTCAAAACAACAAAGTAGGTTCATCTTTGCCTCACATACCAAAACCTAActgatgtaggctacaacaATCTGGCATGTCCCCACTAACACTTTATTCCATTTTGGGGGTTAATAATATCCTTTTCACCGCGCTCTCCCgattcttctcttctttctttgtgGGTGCGCATCAGGCCGAAACGTTTGTCAATTAACCCCTGTGCTAAAATGGATTAAAAGCAAGAAAAGAtttttggagtgcgaccatttgttatttttttggggggttaATAATATGAAACACGTCAGTCATGGGCAAAAATTATCATAACTTAGTGTTATCTTAGTCTCGGTGAAGTTATGCAGTGAGCTGTCTAGTGAATTGAAGTGAACATATGAAACTTATTTTCTCCGAGTTAGACTTATAATTTGTTGGTCTTAATTTGACGACACAAAATGGTTATCATGGTAGCATATTTATGGATTAGACAACTTCGATGTAGCTAGAGAGTTTGATGACAGATATTGCTGTTTCAGATTCCCACGTAGCCTAAATTAGTAAATATTTTAGCCTATTACTGCAGCCTATTACTGCTCAGCAGCCTGTTTACGTAGCCTAGATGTTTGCTATTATGAATATCTTGATCGATTGACAAATAAGCTGTCACAAgacaacataggcctacacattcatTTAATTGGAACACCATGCTATTGTAGAGATACAAAATGACCAGTGGTGCAATTGGTTAACAGGGTTGCTATTTTAGTGAGCAGTTCGAGGCCCACAAGTGATCTTCATAATTTTTGCGCAcaatgtgtgtttctgcacaaaaaacgaacaacttctGATAGGGTCATGCCAGTTTGTTACTGTTTGTGATGCAAAATTACTGAGGCAAAATTCATCTGCATTATTCAAGGCATGCATTCGCTGTGTTTGCTCATGTCATAGGCTATCACCAGTTAACATGGACATCAGGATAGCTAGTAAGCTAATAGACTAGTCTACTAGACTAATGACAAGCGTTGCTCTCTGTGGCGTATTGGTGATAGTGCTTGCTGCTTGGAACATTTTGCCTCAGTGAGACTCATGTTCGAAACCCAACAAAACCTTCGCTGATTTActttgacacatttcctgtttgcaCAACATTTTGTGTGGATGCTTAAGCAGACATGCATTATACATGAACTGGTGATTTCCGCATGTTTTCGGCAAGATCTTGCTTCATATTCTGTCGCCACTGTAGGCTTGTGAAAATGTGAATCTCCAGCACTGGGCAGAGGCAGAGCAAAGCGTTGGTAACAAGTAGGCAGGGTCTTGTTGAATAttcacagattttatgcaaatatcacAAGTTAACCTGCTCACCATCTAAACTGGACcaccggcttccgaagtgggaacttttgaaaccgccagctaactttcgccgtgtagacgcctgtaggtgcgaagccggcaactttatgacgacatagccccac carries:
- the igfbp3 gene encoding insulin-like growth factor-binding protein 3 — protein: MTGLCALFLTALLAAFTRFTESVGPVVRCEPCDSHALTLCKPLLPRDCSEPVREPGCGCCLTCALREGQACGVYTSRCGSGLRCRLWPHETRPLQALLEGRGVCAPVSTDKTLTGVILPTGKHDNPEESYQEETNSNLTMMTVTSAVAEEHPLPATSEHKAPPPPLLSKLGVVRKEKNRKSQSYRVESVGGDLHTDTHNFSLDTKRETEYGPCRREMESVLKSLKITNVLNPRGVHIPNCDRRGFYKKKQCRPSKGRRRGYCWCVDKYGQRLPGYDGRDQGSSHCHSLEKK